The Oncorhynchus kisutch isolate 150728-3 linkage group LG14, Okis_V2, whole genome shotgun sequence genomic sequence GATCTGCTCTAAGTCACCTTTGAGTCACCCATTTGTACCTTATTACTGCCTGCTGCATCaggacacagtagagagagagagaaaccaagcAATGGAAAATCCAATATTACAGTAAAGAGCAACCATACATGAGACCCTCAACTGGAAACCtgattaaaaatgtttttttcccaagcaagcctctctctctctccctccatcccgcttcctctctctccctctctctgctggagCAGCCACAGGCCGGGCTGTGTTGGCCCGGGTTCTGCGGTTCCAAGTCAGCCATAGATAAGCCTGATCACTGTTCCCTCTTACTGCCTCTCTGgacgggaggggggagagagagagggaggagagagagagagggagaggtggagggcaAGTGGAGTGTAAGTGGAGAGGGAGAGTTAAGGGAATGGAGGGTAGCTTTGGAGAGGTAGGGGGTGGCAAGGGGGATGAAAAGGGGTCCCAGCATAGAAGGAGGGGGGGAtaagggagagcagagggaggaatggagagggtaCAGGGGTTAAAGAGTGCACTGCTTTCTTGAGGCCACCCACAGAACTCCCTGACAATGGCCATCTGTCTGCCCAACAAGACCACTCTCACTACCAACCTCTCgggggtgaggggagagggagggagggagggggatatgatgagaggtgaggagaaaggaggggttGAAACCTGATTTAGTTATTTATTtccaaatgtgtttttttatatatataaatggaAGTCTTGTGAGCTACATTTCGCTGCCGCTGCGATTCATATCGAAATGGGGCAGTTTATTAACCAAACATGTTATCTGGAATAGAGGGTTCATTCATCAGTGTTTTTAACCATGCCTGGGCTGGTTCTGGGCAGTGGGGCTGAGGAGCATCGCCTCATCCTCGGAGAAGGTGACAGCCTAATGTGGAGATTCATCATGGCTGACTTTAAGAGAATGACTCTTGAATTCTTTCACTATCACACGCCtccctgactggctggctgcttgcctgcctgcctccctccttgcctggctgcttgcctgcctgcctccctccttgCCTGCCTGGTTGCCTGCCTGATTGAAAAAATGTATTGTGCTCACTGGGATGCAGCATAAGGGGCAGACCTGTGTTGTTGTTCCTCTTCTTGTTGTTCTTGAGACTACGGCGGCTGCTGCTGGTGGCTGAGCTATGTTCGCTCAGAGAGTCCTGAGCAGAGGAGGTGCTTCCTGTGGCCTCGCTGTCCCTCAGCATGCTCTCGTAGCCACTGCTGGCCCCGCTGTGGTAGAACAGGGCTGTCTTCCCCATGGCCGGGGGCAGCTCCCCACTcagaacactactgttgtcacTGGCATGGCCGCTGCTGCAGCGCTGGGGCCGCTTGGGGGCTGTGATCTTACTGTAGGGAGACGGCAGAGTGTGGACCAtcactggtctctcctctccctgtgccCCTCCACCACCTGCTCCACCTCCACTTCCTCCGgcacccctctcctccacagcTTCGGAGCCTCCTCCTCGGTTGTGACTGGTGGATCGAGAGCCTCCGTTGCCCTGAAGCAGCTCGGAGATGCGTCCGTTGGCGGCTCTCAGAGGCAGCTTGGCGGCCAGGCCTCCCCCTCGGCTGCGACTCAGAGACTGGGTGGCCCAGGAGCCAGAGCTGGGTTCCTTGTTTTGTCCCAGGGCCTGGCTGGAGGTCTGAccctggggctggggctgggtctTGCCGTTGGGAGGCAAGCTGGAGCTGCGGTTGACAGACTGGGGAAGAGACTTGGTAGAGAAGCTGAGTGTCTTGGTGCTGGAGGCCGAAAGGCTGCGGGTCTTAGGGCTGGCCATCAGCAGCTTGCTGACCGCTGAGATCTTCGACTGGCTCGACTTGGGCGACTTGGGAGCACTGCCGGGGCTGTTACCAGAACCGTTTCCATTAGGGGAGGAGGATGACACTGAGCCACAGCGGATGCTACGTCCGGGATGGGGCATATTgcagtcccccctcccccctccggcTGCCCCCTTCCAGCCCAGAGAGCTGaggctctcccccctctccaggGAGAGGCAGTCGTAGTGGGGGCCAAGAGAGCTGTGACCTCCATGGGACCGCCCCAGAGAGTTGGTTCTGTTAGCCAGTTGCTCTAGTTTAGCACTGAACAACCTACTGCTCTCCACATTAGACCCCTTCTGTTTCCCTCCTCCAAGCCCATCTAGGTCCTCCGGGGTGCTCCCCAGGAAGGAGAGGCCATGGATGGGTGCGTGCAGGGGGCTGAGGGGGCCTCCTGCCCGGTTCTTCTGGTCCAGACTGGACTTGCGTACTGGTGGCAGCGGTGGGATCCCTTTCTGACGGGAGAACAGGCCTTGTCTCCCGGACGACCCCCGTCGGTCCAGTGTTGCCCTCGGACTACAGGGGGTGGAGGTGGTGACCCCTAGGCCCCGAGACTCCCCCCCTGCCCCTCCTCCATTAGCGCCGTAGCGGAGTGAGTCCTCGTCCAGGCCGTCGTGGCGGTTGATCCGGTGCCAGCCGcggggcagactggcggtgcgcAGGATGTCGGCAGAGTAGACGGGAGTCATCAGACACTCTCCAGGGCTGACCAGCACCATCTCACAGCCGTCCACCACCCTCTTACAGGAGTCTGGAGAGGAGACGGTCTCACCGCTGCTGGAGCTGCAACGGTCCCCTCCGTAGCCACTGTCCACCCTGCTGGCCCTGTCACCCTGGGTCTTAGCTGTGTCTGTCTTGACTGGTGGCTCCACCACCCTCTTCTCCGGCTTCACCTCACACACCAGCTCCTTAGGCCTCACATCGCCTCCATCTCTCTTCATCCAGGGGTCGTCGAAGCTGAGATCGCTGGACATGGAGGCCAGGACCAGGGCTTGGGCTAGGGCAGGCTTGGCTGGGTCCTTGGACAACAGGTGAGTCTTGGTAGGGGAGGACAGTATAGTGGGCTCCTGTATAACCATGGGTTTGACGGCCACACAGGGGTGGACTGTGATGTTGGTCTTGAAGGGGATGAAGTTGCTGGAGGCCCCCAGGGTCTGGATGTTGGAGACGGTGATGTTGGTCTTACCCATGGAGGGAGACAGTCTCTTCAgcctctctttagtcagggtgctCTTCTCCTTCCCCGTTCCTTTCTCATCTCCACACAACACTACGTCGCTGTCAGGAGTCTTCCTTCCTCTAGAACCCAGGGACACCTCATCTTGCTCCTCTGCCCCAGAGAGAGGCACCTGTGGGGGGTATAGCTCGGCCAGAGCCTCCCCATGTCCATAGGACTGGCCAAAACTGTGCAGGGACTGATCCCCGTCACTCCCAGCACTCAGCTCACTCAGCCATGATGAGATGGACGACCGGCAGCTAGGCAGCACCGCCATCGCCTCTCCTTCCATGCGAAGCTTCGCCATGCTGACTTCCGCCATGGCGATCACCCCGGCAACTGAGGTGCTTTTCATTGTGACCTTTCCGGTGGTCGTAGCAATGACAGTAGTGTTGTTTCCGTAGCACTCCAGGTCATCGCTGATGCTGCTGATGATGGAGACAGGGCGGGATCCCGAGGCCAGGGCGGTGACGGAACAGTCGCTGGTGAAGCTAATGATGCTAGTGGGACGACCGCCACTCTCCAGCAGGCCCCGGACATCCAGCCCCTCCTCACACCCCAGGGTGAATACCAGCTCATCTTCCCCCAGAGAGCGAGGGTCtgctggggctggggtagaggAGGGGCTGGGGGCTAGAGCGGGAACTGGGGCTGGGGGAGGCAGAGAAAgatgggaaggagaaagagagaggatagacaaTGAAATGAAAATAtgtaaggaatgtgaaatgaatTTGCTGTACGAAACCAGTATCATAAAAAACACACTATTACGACACTATTGGCTTAAAACAAGTGATTTGAAAGCATAGTGGAAATTCACCTGATAGCTTGAGGTTTTTGAAAAACACTTGTCACAGTAATAGAATAAAGAGCCAGACTTACTGTCCCTGCGTACATCCAGAGGTATCTGAGGAACATTATCGTCACACAAGGTCTCAGCCGACCCCAGGCTGGCAGACAAGGAGTCGGTGCGCTTTAGCACCTGGGGACTCATTCTCATGGGGGAGGTCCTGGACAGGGACTCCAGCTGCAGCAGGGAATCTGTAGAGGACCTCCCACTATCTGCAGCCAGGCTGTCTGCAGTAGACAGACTCTGGCAGGACAGAGGGGGCGTTCCCGGCATCACACCCTTCTGGGTGTAGACCTTGATTATAATCATAATCATATATTGGATTTTTATAGTTATTTTCAAGGACCCACAGCTGCTTCACAACAATACTGTACACTTTCATGGAAATGCATTTTATGAGGTAAAAGTCAACCCAATAACTGTAAAATAGCACAAGCAAAGACCGTAGAGGTGTGAGAGACAGATACTGTACCTTGCAGCGCTGTGAGGGTGAGGAAGGAGGTCTGTAGTCAGAGGTCTTGGTAAGAGAGGCGATGCCCAGCCGAGGAGAACCCAGGGGGCGGGGcttaccatcactactactgccTGCGCTCAGAGACTCACGACTGTCAATCAAATAGAAAGGAAGAGAAATAAAAAAGAAATAGAAGATATTGAAAACAAAAaaccttccagagagacattaaAATTATAAGGCAGTCGATAAAACTATACAAGCTAaaggccagctgcgacagagcctgggctcgaacccagaatctctggtggcacagctagcactgcgatggggtgccttagaccactgcgccacccgggaggccctaatAAGTTATGTTTTGCGTTATTTTTCATGTGGACCCTAGGCAGAGTAGCTGTTGCTTTGTAACCACTAATGGGGACCTTAACAAACAAACAGATCTGACCTGTCATGGAGGCTGGTGCTCTTGGCCCTCTGTAGAGGGTTAGTGTTGGTGTGTCCAGCTCCACTGCTGCCCGTCACACTGCTGCTGCCGGTCAGGCTCAGACTCTCTATCATGGTCTGGGCCAGTTCTGCCTCTTCCACCACCTCCCTGATCTCCTGGAGCTGCTCGTCATTGGACATCCTCCTGGAGGTCTCTACCTCCACTCCCACCCCTCCCGTAGGCTCCGTCTCAGACCCAGGGGGGACCAGGGTGTCAGACTTGGCCCCCCTAGTAACCGGCACCTCCTCAAAGGGGAACTTGGCCACCTCTTCGCTCCCGTCGATACACTCCAGCCGCTCCTGCAGCTCGGCGAAGGTGTTGCACTTGAGACACTCCGCCCCTTCCTCTGGCACAGGGGGCAGGGGTTGGCCCAggggttggaggagagggagtgggggctGGGTTAGGGAGATGAGGGACTGTGTCGGCAGGGCAGAGggctgggtgtgtgtctgtgtaggggCAGGCTGTGGCTGGGGCTGGGAGAGTACTgtctgttgctgttgttgttgtagaGTTGGTGTAGTTGGCAGGACGCCAGACTCGGCTTTGCTCTTCAGCAGAGCAGGAATGATGGGGACAAACTCTGGCGGACCCTCGTTGTCGGTCAGCTCACGGTCCGAGATAGCACCCCCATTGGGGCCCACGTAGATGACGGTGTCGCAGGACTGCTCGCTACTGGAGTAGTCATCTGGGTCGCTGGAGAGGTGCAGCAGGGGAAGGTTGGAGTCGGCAGAGCTACGGGAGTGGAATGGTCTCAGGTGGGTGGGGCGACGCATACGACCCTCCTCACACGAACTCTCACCCCCTGACGAACTGGACGTGTATTGCTGAAGAAGAGAGGGAATGTGGATGAGAGAAACAACACATTTTGAAACAAACCAATTAGAATCTCGGTTTCATTTACtggcctgttattgtaatgctgTGTCACCAAGTTCCAGCAATACTGaaagtgttgttttttttaaactgaaatatcaaTCTGAACATTTAGAAGTTGAGCCCCAGAAGAAAGAACATGAGAAGGAGAATTCCTATATGTCATGGACCGATTATATTGATTGAATGAATGATTGAATGACTGAATGTGTCTAAATTGATAATGCCTACCATACTGACTttggtcttcttcttcttcatacGGAGGAGGCGCGAGGCGATCTGGAGGGTGGAGAGCGTGTCAGAGAAGTTGCTAGGCGACGAGGAGATGTGGGCGATCATGGTGGTCCGACAGTTCATGTTGCCCAGTGACTCTCTCAGTAGCATGGTCAGCTTACTGTCCCtggaacacatacatacacacattacatcagacacatacactaacacaggcataagcacacacacacacgtgttaaatcgtgcacacacacacacattacatcacgcacgcacacacacacatatacaaacacatactttatgtgcacacagaaacacacatgaatcTGAAGGATAATATCTATCAAACCCTTAAAATCACTGTTCACCTCCCTACCAATCAGCAATGATCTCCAGCTCGTAGCATTAGCTACGTCGGTGGTTAATCTCGCTATGGCTGGAACATGTGGGACAGTAGCTGTAGGATTGTGTGTTTATTTAacgctctccctctcctgtgtTTGTTATAGGGTTAATTGACTGTctgcctgtgtttctgtgtgtgtgtgtgtgcatgtggtgtgtgtgcatgggcatgtgtgtgtggtaggtaaCTCCTGTGAGCTGTTTGGGACCCTCAGGGCAGAATGGAGTGCAGGCTCCTCTGTGGCTCAATACCTCATGCTGCTGTCCTCCTTTTATAAAAACACAGCCCCCGGCcagcccacccacacacacacacacacacacacacacacacacacacacacacacacacacacacacacacacacacacacacacacacacacacacacacacacacacacacacacacacacacactaccccatcctTCTATCGCTTTACTTTGCCTCAACTGTCCTCAATGTtatcctcttctctttcctccctccattcctccctctcgctctctgagtCATGTCATTAGTAGTAGTTACCAGTGTCTTCGTCACATCAACGTTAGTAATTGCATCTCCCTCGCCTGACATCTCAATCAAGTCTCTTAATTCATCTCATTAAGCAGAGTAGAAATGGGAGAAACGGCTGAAAATGGAGAAGGGGGAAAAAGGTTGGAGCTGCGAGTGTTTAGGTCTAATTAAATTAAGCAGAAGGATCAGTGATTTGTGCAGAAGGGATTTTATATTCATGCACGGTGAGATCCAGTTATTTGCAACTAATGTTCCACACCTTGCAAATGGCCCCAACCTATAATTTTAtacgcatgcatgcatgtgtgtgtatttgtgtttgtatgcctcggtgtgtgtgtaatgtttacagttCTGGCATAAAGTGGTGGGGTGCTTTGCAATGTAAATGCCGAGCTCGTGATTAAATTAGAGAGTGGAGGAGCTGGGCTATCTGCACTgaaggagggaggcagagagggagggagaagagcctGCATGTTCTTGGGAAAAATGTAAATATGCACACGACTGTTTCAAAGCCTCTGTCCCCCTGCTTTCGTTTCACTCCTTTCCTCCTTGTTCTTTTCTCTGCCTCTCGTTCCTtcaaactctctctcttctcccctctctcttattcCCTCTCTCACAGTCCCACTCATTCTCTtcaggaagaaaacaaaccaaaaaaaaaaactattcctaGCGGTCTCAGGTAATAATAATGAAGCAACATTTGTTATTGTTAAATCAACCCCACAgcacctttctctctccctctgccacgccttctcttcctctctcccctctctctttctctctctccgtgcctgtctctctctctctctttctctctctccatgcctgtctctctctctccctctctgccacgccttctcttcctctctcccctctctctttctcactctctgtgcctgtctctctctcccctctctctttctctctctccgtgcctgtccctctctctccctctctgccacgccttctcttcctctctcccctctctctttctctctctccgtgcctgtccctctctctccctctctgccacgccttctcttcctctctcccctctctctctctttctctctctccgtgcctgtctctctctctctccatttcactcTCTCCAAAGCTTCAGCAGGCATTTAGCCACTCTGACCAAGGGCAGCACATGTCATTCTATACATTATTATTACACATGGTAGTTATGCAGAATTAAGTCCGGGCCGGGCCTACAGGAATTATTGTGCGCCTCGTGTGTCCAATGATCTGCATATTAAAGTGTACTATCTCATTAATATATCTACAATAATTAGCAGGTTTATTCATAGGTTTAAAGTCTACTATTAACATGACATGGGTGTGATATATTGAGTTGGATATGTAGAGATAGATATTGAGCCAGTCACCAGTGGAAGCTGACCCAAGCCCCATTTCCCCCAGTCCCAGTTAGTCACACACACTTAGGGAGGGTCATTTAGGGTATCCTACCAACCGTagtatcctatgtttcacggaatcgtggctgaatgacgacatggattttcagctagcgggatacacactgcaccggcaggatagaacagcacagtccggtaagacgagggggggggggggggggggggggtctgtgcatatttgtaaacaacagctggtgcacgaaatctaaggaagtctctagattttgctcgcctgaagcaGAGTATATTATGATAAATTGCCGGCCACattacttgcctagagagttctcagctatactttacgtggctgtttatttaccaccacagatagATGCCGGCACTaagactcagtcagctgtataaggaaataagcaaacaggaaaccactcacccagaggcggcgctcctagtggccggtgactttaatgcagggaaacttaaatcagttctacctaatctctatcaacatgttaaatgtgcaaccagagggggaaaaaattctagatcacctgtactccacacacagagacgcatacaaagctctccctcaccctccatttggtaaatccaaccacaactctatcctcgtgattcctgcttacaagcaaagatTTAAGGAGGaatcaccagtgactcggtctataaaaaaatggtcagatgaagcagatgctaaactacaggaatgctttgctagcacagactggaagaTGTCCTGGGATTCTCCCGatgacaccacatcagtcactggctttatcaataagtgcattgaggacatcGTCCCcgcagtgactgtacgtacattccccaaccagaagccatggattacagataacattcgcactgagctaaagggtatagctgccactttcaaggtgcgggactctaacccggaagcttacaagaaatcctgctatgccctgtgacgaaccatcaaacaggcaaagcatcaatacagggctaagattgaatcatactacaccagctcagacgctcgtcggatgtggcagggcttgcaaactattacagactacaaagggaagcacagccgcgagctgcccagtgacacgggcctaccagacaagctaaatcacttctatgcttgcttcgaggcaagcaacactgaggcatgcatgagagcatcagctgttccagacgactgtgtgatcacactgtccgcagctgacgtgagtaagacctttaaacaggtcaacattcacaaggctgctgggccagatggattatcaggacgtgtgctccgggcatgtgcagaccaccatagtccctgtgcccaagaacacaaaggcaacctgcctaaatgactacagacccgtggcactcacatccgtagccatgaagtgctttgaaaggctggtaatgtctcacatcaacaccattatcccagaatgcctagacccactccgatttgcataccgcccaaacagatccacagatgatgcaatctctattgcactccacactgccctttcccacctggacaaaaggaacaccaatgtgagaatgctgttcattgactacagctcagcattcaacaccatagtaccctcaaagctcatcactaagctaaggaccctggcttctaaacacctccctctgcaactggatcctgggcttcctgacaggccacccccaggtggtgagggtaggtagcaacacatctgccacactgatcctcaaaattggagctccccaggggtgcgtgctcagtcccttcctgtactccctgttcacccacgactgcatggccaggcacaactccaataccatcattaagtttgctgacgacacaacagtggtaggcctgatcaccgacaacgacgagaccgcctatagggaggaggtcagagacctggccgggtggtgccagaataacaacctatccctcaacgtaaccaagaccaaggagatgattgtggacttcaggaaaaggagcaccgaggacgtccccattctcatcaacagggctgtagtgaagcaggttgagagcttcaaattccttggtgtccacatcaacaacaaactagaatggtccaaacacagcaagacagtcgtgaagagggcacgacaaagcctattcccgctcaggaaactaaaagatttggcatgggtcctgagatcctcaaaaggttctacagctgcaacatcgagagcatcctgactggttgcatcactgcctggtacggcaattgctcggcctccgaccgcaaggcacttcagagggtagtgcgtacgacccagtacatccctggggcaaagctgcctgccatccaggacctttacaccaggcggtgtcagaggaaggccctgaaaattgtcaaagaccccagccatagactgttctctctactaccgcatggcaagcggtgccaagtctaggacaaaaaggcttctcaacagtttttacccccaagccataagactcctgaacaggtaaccaaatgcttacccggactatttgcattgtgtgcctccccccaacccctcttttacgctgctgctactctctgtttatcttatgtgcatagtcactttaactatacattcatgtacatgctacctaaattggcccgaccaaccagtgctcccgcacattgtctaaccgggctatctgcattgtgtcccaccatccgccaacccctctttttatgcttCTGCTagtctctgttcatcatatatgcacagtcactttaaccatacctacatgtacatactacctcaataagcctgactaacaggtgtctgtatatagccttgctactctttttttcaaatgtctttttactgttgttttatttccttacttacctacacacacacacacacactgttgtatttggcgcacttgacaaataaactttgatttgattagggAAGGGCAAGAGTAAGAAATAGATAGAATTAtgtcgttttttgttgttgttgtatctgAGTAATACTGCAGAGCAATTCAATCCAACCTCCAAGAGgtcctcacacagacacacacacagacacacacacacacacacagacacacacacagacacacacacacacacaaacacagacacacacacacacacagacacacacacagacacacacacagacacacacacacacagacacacacacag encodes the following:
- the kif26ba gene encoding kinesin-like protein KIF26B isoform X1, with amino-acid sequence MTSLSGTKERSVTSRSRKYGITDTSPTKSTSFSPETWYRKAYEESRTGSRPAPEGAGSMPSSTGTPSPGSGTSSPGSFSGSPGTISPGIGTGSPGSLGGSPGFGTGSPGSGSGSSPGSERERGIWCEHCNARLAELKRQALKLLIPGPYSSKDPSFSLLLHDKLQVPNSSGRAWNERDSRCDVCSTHLTQLKQEAVHMVLTMDQWDLSPSSPPTLPSHSGPPQGPTAPWDWAYLPSAAAAYPHPRPNPHHPTMPPTSSTASFSSLSHAASNPSPGATSVGQTSTHTASSVPAPASSSPAPSPVHQGGQPRQGSKPSSLGVGLGVERRNGSPAHSSKATGVPSAQPPNSPGSNGNNAGSGAVLSTAALQAHQYMSRTNGGGVTLYPYQISQMISDGCREGVTEAVLNRYNADRPSSSQAPPTMQVTTAAPTTTSAAASFFARAAQKLNLSSKKKKQRPAPPPVVCDPPLFPTNFSGTLQTAPPPAPPCLLRAASKIKDTPGLGKVKVMVRVCPVMSSDAAESSSFLKVDTRKKQVTIMDPSANQMQGNTLQKRGVNQAPPKMFAFDAAFPHDASQAEVCAGTVAEVIQSVVNGADGCVFCFGHSKLGKSYTMIGGDESMQTLGIIPCAISWLFKLINERKEKTGARFSVRVSAVEVWGKEENLKDLLSEVATGSLQDSQSPGVYLCEDPICGMQLQNQSELRAPTPEKAAFFLDAAIAARYSSRADSDPEEHLNSHMLFTLHIYQYRMEKTGKGGMSGGRSRLHLIDLGSCVKVLGGEKGRESSGSTAAGLCLSLSALGNVILALVNGSKHIPYKDSKLTMLLRESLGNMNCRTTMIAHISSSPSNFSDTLSTLQIASRLLRMKKKKTKVSMQYTSSSSGGESSCEEGRMRRPTHLRPFHSRSSADSNLPLLHLSSDPDDYSSSEQSCDTVIYVGPNGGAISDRELTDNEGPPEFVPIIPALLKSKAESGVLPTTPTLQQQQQQTVLSQPQPQPAPTQTHTQPSALPTQSLISLTQPPLPLLQPLGQPLPPVPEEGAECLKCNTFAELQERLECIDGSEEVAKFPFEEVPVTRGAKSDTLVPPGSETEPTGGVGVEVETSRRMSNDEQLQEIREVVEEAELAQTMIESLSLTGSSSVTGSSGAGHTNTNPLQRAKSTSLHDSRESLSAGSSSDGKPRPLGSPRLGIASLTKTSDYRPPSSPSQRCKVYTQKGVMPGTPPLSCQSLSTADSLAADSGRSSTDSLLQLESLSRTSPMRMSPQVLKRTDSLSASLGSAETLCDDNVPQIPLDVRRDTPVPALAPSPSSTPAPADPRSLGEDELVFTLGCEEGLDVRGLLESGGRPTSIISFTSDCSVTALASGSRPVSIISSISDDLECYGNNTTVIATTTGKVTMKSTSVAGVIAMAEVSMAKLRMEGEAMAVLPSCRSSISSWLSELSAGSDGDQSLHSFGQSYGHGEALAELYPPQVPLSGAEEQDEVSLGSRGRKTPDSDVVLCGDEKGTGKEKSTLTKERLKRLSPSMGKTNITVSNIQTLGASSNFIPFKTNITVHPCVAVKPMVIQEPTILSSPTKTHLLSKDPAKPALAQALVLASMSSDLSFDDPWMKRDGGDVRPKELVCEVKPEKRVVEPPVKTDTAKTQGDRASRVDSGYGGDRCSSSSGETVSSPDSCKRVVDGCEMVLVSPGECLMTPVYSADILRTASLPRGWHRINRHDGLDEDSLRYGANGGGAGGESRGLGVTTSTPCSPRATLDRRGSSGRQGLFSRQKGIPPLPPVRKSSLDQKNRAGGPLSPLHAPIHGLSFLGSTPEDLDGLGGGKQKGSNVESSRLFSAKLEQLANRTNSLGRSHGGHSSLGPHYDCLSLERGESLSSLGWKGAAGGGRGDCNMPHPGRSIRCGSVSSSSPNGNGSGNSPGSAPKSPKSSQSKISAVSKLLMASPKTRSLSASSTKTLSFSTKSLPQSVNRSSSLPPNGKTQPQPQGQTSSQALGQNKEPSSGSWATQSLSRSRGGGLAAKLPLRAANGRISELLQGNGGSRSTSHNRGGGSEAVEERGAGGSGGGAGGGGAQGEERPVMVHTLPSPYSKITAPKRPQRCSSGHASDNSSVLSGELPPAMGKTALFYHSGASSGYESMLRDSEATGSTSSAQDSLSEHSSATSSSRRSLKNNKKRNNNTGTQRRRLIPSLTLDSSSLIRKPAISSSVRWVDGPLSPAPRGTTEPFEIKVYKIDDVERLQRRREKGNKEVVYLSAKLKTLEHRQQRISEVRAKYDWLKKELEQTKQHLMLEPEKWTTEFDLQQTFEVDSLEYLEALEVMTDRLETRVNFCKAHLMMVTCFDVTCCRR